TGGAAGTGAATCCATCAATACCTACATAAAGTTTGCGGAATCTTATAGTTTTTGGTCGAGAGTTACGTATTTCGAATTTCAAAAATCAACCCCCAAAGCTATTATATTTAAGATTCTTCGAGCTCCCCCAAATCCGAATCATTAAAAATTGACTTGgttttttatacccgttactcgtaaagtaaaagggtatacaggattcgttgaaaagtatgtaacaggcaagtATGTAATCAGGAGCAATAGCCGAGGTGGTCTAGCCATGTCCATCTGTCAGACTGCCCGGATGACCGTATGAACGTCGGACGTATAAACTATCGATATCTcggaaaaattatgaaatttggCGTTttcattcacactagctgagtaacgggtatctgatagtcggggaactccacttctttttttttagaatctctgtacatacatatgtatttgaGCGAGTTCTGCGCCTGTAGTTGTGGGTCGCTTATGCCAAGAAATTTTAATTCTTCTTATAGTCTCTTGGCAACGCGCCCTTAACGCTTTTTATGCGTTTTCCGACGTAACGTGTGTGTATCCATGTTTGCTCATTAAAAGTTGGGGAAAAAGGTTTACCACCTTCAGACTactttgttttctgttttgtttttattttctttttttgggttttttacatttttctgCTTTTCCGGTTTTTATAAGCAGGGTGCTTCAATTACTAATGAAATTCCGATCAAACATTTCTTCAAGAGATGATAatgatttttgtatttttatcggtttataaaagatttttcattttgaataaTGTAAAAATACTCAAACAGTGGTAAttgttctttaaaaaaaaaattaggtTCTCGTTAAGCGTGATATAATAGTGTGTTAGTATCATTTCTCCTTTAGTGCACGATGACCCACATCATAAGTCAGGCGGTACTTTAGCTAGATTTAATAATCttaacaaatatatttctatCGCCCGCCATTGTAGAAATCAACGCCAACAGTGGAAGCATTAACGAGTACCGCAGCTGGGGCGGCAGCAACACCATCGGCAATGGTTAccaacagaaaaaaaaagaacccaAAGAAAATGCACAGCGTTTTTATTCCATAGCCAAGTAATTATGCATTCAAGTAGAAAAAGTTTATCTTTTgtcgaaaaattaaaaatttttaatttcataaaatgaGATTAAAACGCGAGTTCTCTGGCCGCTGTTAAGAGGCAAAGAAGCTGTAGAAGAGTTCACTAGAAGCTGCCGTAAAGCCATGCAAACCACAAAACCTCGGGAATGGTTTCCCAAAACCAGAGGGCGGTTGGTTGGGAAGGAGAGAAAAGCTACCGGGAAGGGCTTAAATCTAGAAAGTTTACgtccaaaatatttttaagaaaattaCAAGACCGTCGATGAAAACGACGGGGAAGTCAGGACTGATGGGGAGTGGCAGGTCCAAACTAAGTACAAGGACTGGAAAGCAAAATAATAATGGCCTCCAACTGAGAACAAAGTCCGTTAGAGAGAGGGTTTCAGGGAAGCCGATGAAGATGCTAAAAGCGATGACAGTCTGGCAACGCCACAGAGCATGTGCGTGTGCTGGGGTGTTGTCCTTCCAAACGCACTTTCAACCCTTTTTGCGCTGGCGGGGAAAATTGCGTAAAGTGCAAAATACACTGCGTACGTATACGAgtacttacacacacacaatcagCTTCTTACATTATGTACACagaaaatgtttcattttaCGATATATATACCATGGCTTTACTAGTAGATGGTAACTGAAAGGGTTGTCCCAGCTTGAAAATGTTTCCCTTTGACAGTTATTGGATTTCAAAATGAAATCCATTTGATGGCAAACGAAGCTTTGATATGTGGGTTAGCGTGTTCTTAGAAGCAAGGtagttaaataaattaaaatgagaaaacaaaataaagaaTATGGTATAAGGTATAACGCAAACaatccacaaaaaaaaataaaaaatgtttcgTTATTTTGTTATTGTATTATTTGACAGGTTAATTTCAATCGGTAAACCAAAAACATTTTGGCCTTTTACGCCTCACAAATATCCctaaattgttttattattttttcccaATTTATATCGAAATGCCagaaacattttaaaatttatcgtTCGCACTCCCACTTGATAAAAGTCGACAATAGCCTTCCCTCTTGATTGTTTTAAAAGAGATTTATCCTTAatgattttatatttttacctAGGAACGATTTTGTCCCTAAgatttttttctcattttattgcccaatatctatcgatattccAGAAAAAAATTTCGCCTTCGCATTCCCACTAGCTTAGTAACAGGTAACTGATTCTCTCTCTTCAAAAAAAAGGATCGGGCTGGAAGGCAGCTGCATTGATCAAACATCACTTCGATGATAGTATTGAAATGCGTTGGCAACTAGCATATATATACTATGAGGCGGAATAGGAAAGCTGAGAATAGATGCTGCCAAAGGAAATAACGGGTAAAATAAAAGACAATTTGAGAACGAAAACGTAAAATTCAATTACTTAACAATCAAAAATGTAAAGGTGCCAAATATTAGGGGGAACAAAGGGATAAATTAATCGCTTTCATATGCAAATTTAAGTGAACTCCAGGAAcgaaaaatataaatctgattttgttttggcaCGTAGCCTAGAGTCAGATAGATGACGAGGCCTTTCAATGAAAGTGGCGCCCTCGAGAGCTGTTCTGCCTCCTGTGCTTCAGACGCTACCACCTTTCCTAACCCCCTGTAGTTCCCGCTAATCCCTTCCAAATGAAGAAAGGATGCGACTGggaaaatgtatatttaagtttttctctctctccaGATTTATTTGTGAGCTCGTAAGTTTTAGCGGGAATGGCAAAATGGCGGTACTTCTCGAACTAATCCAATTTTTTACAGCTCCATAACTTATTCCTATTTGCCTTTTTTCTTGGTCTTCTCTGTTCCACACTCTAGACTGACAGACGCTAAATGCGCCTTATTAGATGAGCTGACTGTGGGTGTTTTTATGTGTGCCATGTTAGTCCTCTTATTTCCCCTCCTTCCACAACCAAGTTTGACTCTTACGCCACCCCTTCTTGGAAGGGGTCGTCTGCTTCAATTTCAagctttttttctttttatgaTAAATTGCATTTATCAACCACCGACGCCAAAAATTCCACCACCAACCTACGCTGCCACCCTCCGCCTAGACAATTGCAATGCTTCAGATGGGGTGAACATGCGTTtacattgttgttgttaggaTATGGACACACTCGTGTAAAGGATTTAGCTTTCGATTAAATCTAAGTCTCTACACCCCCGAACTCTTGGAAAATGGCTGCATGTCATCCGTGGCTGCTCAAATTTATTAAATGCTCAATGCTTATATACAAGAACGACTAACTTAGATCTTTTGACCCATGAATATAAGTACCAGTACCTATTTGTTCCTCCTGTTCttaaaaacactttttaaagCAAGTGCAACAAATTGTGTAAAATCTGTTTGCGTTGATCCCGCAGTGCTGTCGGAGGCTACAAgaaaatatagattttgcacattaaaaagaaaaatatttgcttatgCTGCTCGGAAGTTTATCAAAAGGATGAATGTCTATATATGTATCACCTAGTATCTACCGAGAGTCCAACGAAGTTGAGCTCGATTTGCTGGTTGATTTCCCGCGGACAAATATCGCGTGTTTGTCCTTGATCCCATGGAGCGTTAAGTGCATCCCAGCGGCAGCTCCTTTCGTGTCTGGGAAAACAATGAAAAATtcatgcaaatgaaaaataaatgcaCACAAGCCAAACAGGATAATGCAGCACTGAGAACCACAACGCAGTGTGAAAATACAAGCACATTTCATACAATTTCGGACTACGAAGCTTGGCTCATGGTTTTTCCACTGCCTTGACTCTTTTGTCTGTGGCAcgaaatttcaataaattatgCACAAATTTTCGTGGTTTTCGCGTTTTTTAgttgtttctttttctttatgCTACACTTTACTTgctattttattcaaattgcTGTGCATTTTATACTTATAAGAAAAAAACTGTACGCGCAACGGTTTTAGGTTTAGAAAAGACGGAGAGGGAGTTTCAACCCTTTCAGCGCTATCGCAGCATCCAGCTGCTTGAATTAATCCCTTTTCGGGCGATCCTCGGGTATCTTTGTCTACCGATATTGTATACTCAGGTAAACGATATACGTATGCACACATCAGTGTGCGTATGCAAATAAGattgattaaaaatttaaataaggCTCTTGCCAGGGGACACCTTTTTGTTGAAAAGGGAGAAAACATTGACAGCTGCGTTTTGAATCCTCGAATTTGTGGATCGTAGGTTTCAGCTTAATTGAATTCACCTCTTGAACTCGTAGGGCCAAGCGTAAACACTTTTGGGGCAGgacaaatttataaaagccaaaaaacaCGTTCACATCCTTCGAATCAATAGTTCGTCTTGCGACCTATAGTTTAATATTTCCAGCACTATATGCGATAATGCTGGCAATATAGAATATGGATCGTACGCATctataatttgaatttttcacTGTTATCAAGATAACTGTGAGCCGGTCAATCACAGCTAGAATGAAGTTACCACCAGATCCCAGTCAGTTCGTTGCTCTCCGCAATGCAAAATGCAAGTACCTACTTGTTGTATGGTGCTGCGCACTTGGTTGTCTTGGGGAGTTGGTTGCTTAGCAGCAGCCACAGTACCAATGATTATGTTTATACTATTAAagtaatttacaaaaaaatgaCGCCCCGCCAAAACAAGATAGTCGGCAGTCGACTCTTCCTTATCCTTCCACTAAGAGCAGATGGTCAAAGTCAACCGCTTTAGCTGGAGGTTAAGTAGCTCGCTGTCTACTTAACTGTAATCGAAGTATGGCCCAGCGAATTGGCGATCAAACGCTGATTTCGATCTTTCCAGCTTGCCGTTCGAAAGCTTTTTAACAACATTTTACGAGGAAGATGTATAAGTGTGGTCAAGTGCAAACTAACATCAGCATAATCACTTTCCAGTCGCTGGTAGCGGTAGTAGTTGAGGTGCTAGATTCGCAAATAATGTGGCCCACTCCACGCAGCTGCATCTGGGCTCATTCCCTTTCCTGGAGGCTGCAAGGCCAATGTGGAGGATATGTGTGCTTGTTTCGTGCTTGCCGCTCGTTAACTTGGATAGCCTTCTCCGCGCACCGTCATGATCTACTATTAACCCAGGTCGCTGATTTGGTGATAACGATCGTAATCGTTCCGTTCCTTTGGCTGCAACACATGTTGCACTTTCCGCGGCTCATCGTTCACCTTGCTGTTTTGTGTGCCATATTATTTTCTCTACTTTAGAAAATGGATTTTTGCACACAAATAAGTATGATTCTATTTTTTCTCTTATAACACGCTTTATATTTTCGATTTTTACTACTGCGGTCGGAGTACTTAGAACAATTGACTCTATTTGGTAAGGAGTAATGTTTGTGAAGGGAATTCAGCGAAAGAAATTTTTCCTTCCTTGTAGCTCCTAGGCCATTCATTGTGCCTAATTAATGCTTCTCGTAGCAACAAAACTATTTGGTTATTCACGTAAACCAATCGGTAACTTTAATACAATGATAAATACAAATGATTATTAAATCTATACTCATAAATATGCATAAGACAAAATGGTATCCTGACATTAATACAATATTATGGTTTTCGAGTTACGCCAAAGGGGTTCAGGCTCCAGAAAATCAAATGTACATACACACATTTGTTCAAACAAATACTTTTCTGAAAAATTAAGTTACATAAATATGCATGAGAAACCCTATAAAATGAACGTAATGTGAATGTATTAAGGTGTATGAAGACAATTTTACCCCCTTTGAACATTTACCCCACCCAGGAATTTGGAGAAAGTTGCCAGCCAGGTTTTTGTGTTAAACCAAGTaaaatgtatacatatatggaaAGCGCGGTATAATAGAAATGAAATGTGGTCTGCCTTGCTTTATTGGATAGTACTCTACTGTATTAATCGCAATGTATCACTCATTGGTTTCTTTTATTTCCGTTACCACTTCCTGTGGGCTGAGTATAAAATGATTCCAATTTTAGATtagttaaattaaaaaataacaaaaagtcCTTGCCCTCATCCCATCAAAACCATCGTATTAGCATTGATAGACATgtcaatatatatttatttggcttGCATGGCTCTGGTTACTTAATTTAAAAGACACCCAACGATTATTGGTTTGAAATTGCTTAGAACACGCAAATACGGttattctttgttttttttttttgcaaaagttTTATGTATTTTTACGGTTGAGTAAGTAGAGGTAGGCGTTGATCCAGAAAATTCGATTTTCGTTGGATGGAGGCAGCCTGCTACAACATAACATAAAGACCGCGTTGGTCGCTTGTTCATAACTATCTAAAATAACTATATTCACAAAGTTAACCGTCCACTACTTAGCACCTTTTTGGGTTCATATGTCTTGATGTAGCCTGAACCAAAAGTTCACGAACGCACCCATGTTCACTCACGCGCAATTTCAAGCTACTTGTTTGGGGCGTAGGAGATTCTGATGCAGGAGCTATCAAGATGCGCTTCGCAATGCGTTTATAGTTGCCAAGACGGCGTTGCATTTTAATaagttttgcatatttaagtTTGCGGGTTTCTTTAATGCCTTGTTTGGTTTCACATCTCGTATCCCATCAATTTTTTGCCGCGGTAGTCCTCGTACCTTCTCACGTGTACATGAAAAGCTTTTTTGTGCGCAACAAGTTTCTAAACAAAATTCTGAATTGATAAATGATATTGCAAACAGTTTCGGACTCGATTTACATTGAGTCGAGGCCGTTGGtcattaattatttttgtgtAAGTCCTTGAGAGCAAGCAACGAACAACGCAGGGTTTTTGACATTGCATTGCAATATGCTCTTTTGTTCATACTAACAGAAAAACTGTGGTTGCTGGTTCTGAGATAAAATAACATAACGTCTCTTATTATCACCCATATATAGTATCAAAAATCTTCACATAAAACGTAGCCAAGACAAGCGATCTTGGAAAGACCCCGAAAACTTAAACAAGTTGCCACTCGAAGAGGGCTCATGATAGATTATGGGTACGTGCTGCGAGACGGTTTTCAAGGATGTAGGATAGGACAGGCAGCACACGAGACTCATTAATCCTGGTGGCAAACGGGTGCCCGGGTGCCCTTCGGCTGCCTTGCCACGACTCATTTGTGCTGAAAACTTTCTGTTTGATAAATTGCCCATAATACAAGCACACATTCTCGCTTCTCTTACAACTTTGTGTGGGGCCAATCCCAAACCATATATAGTCAAGCCAGAAGCTGCAAAAGGTCTGGCAGCTGTTTTGGCCTGAACTTTTTCGATAGATAAACACTTAACACGTTTTTGCCAGTAATTTAAATACTCCCCTTTTGACAACCATATATTTACTTACCATTCAATCATATTTGTGTGGCGGCGAGGAGAGCACTTTAGCAACGGGTTCTCTGCAGCCCTTTGGCGTTTTGATATGCAAATACTTTGGCACCGgtattcttttatttttctcaaTTGATGTGTTTTTTCTTTGCAGTGCCATGTCTGTACACAATCTGATACCGTCACGTTATGTCAAACTTATTGTTGATTTGGTTTGTGCGATTGTcacgtttttgttttgattatttaaTGCCATAAATGACAATTTAAAGTCATGGTAGAAAGTTTGGTCtataaataatttgtattttatattgatgaaaatatataaaaaataaatattcgtGTCTGGTTAGTCCGAATCGCTATCACTAGTATGGCTCTGATTAATGCTTATGTAATTAAGAAATCTTTCGTCAGCCGATTCCGAGTCCTCTGTTACTGAGCTTGATAAGGACGGTGATGTCCTACCAGAATTTTGACCTGAACTAAGTTCTGAAGGCTCATAATCCTCTTTGTTATTGCACTGATATCCGTCGTCCAATTCACTCATGTCTTCCTCTTCGAAATCATCATAAGAGGATTCAGAGTTAATAAGCGTGTCCCCAGGTGGCAAACTACCTTGATGTTCATCTGATCGACATCCCTGCCTTTCCCATTTAGAAATGCACTCTTAGTTTCTTTAAGTTTGCACTTACCGTATCCAGATTTCGACTTCTACACAAGATTTGAGCGTCATGCAGCTCCCTCATCAAGGCATTTCTTTCCAATGAGTGATACTCGCGTTGAAGATGACACTCGGATTGCAGCTCCCGGTTTTGTTTGCGTAAGGAAAACATTTCGCTCAAAATTTGATGCTGCTTCTCAACTATAGTAGTCACCAACTGCTCAAGGTTCTCAATTGTAACCTCGTATTCGCGTAACTTCTTTTTAAGAAGCCAGTTCTCTGCACGGCAGTCTGATAGATTTGAAGCGGACAATCTAATCTCAGGAGCATTATGTCCCAATGATTCTTTATCCACCCTAAGAAAAGTCCAGTGGTAACCAAagattaaataattaaattatcacTCACTCGTCGAAAGCGCTCATGTCGTCACTTGCAGGCAAAGGAAACGCTACTAGGTCTCTGGTGGCAATGTCCTCGAGATCATGGAATTGGCAAATACAGGACATTATTCGATAAATgtgaaagttttttaaaacataaattgcACCTGATTTTCAATACAGAGGTAACTAGTTTCTCTCACAAAACGCAACCGAGTGTCATCCTATTTTAAATGTTGATACTCCTCTCAAAGCTGACTTAAACTGCCCGAACAGATATGGGTGTCAGGGCAGCAAACtatcttttaaatatttcacttTACAGACTGCACCCATCTACCGCTCGCTGCGTCCCCTCATCCAGTGGACACTTTACGACTTGACATTTTCACACTTTGTTGGCAACGTTTTGGAAGCTTCCTACACTTTCCTCCCTGTGGGGCACAGAAACAGACTTTTGGGTCGTCCTTGTTACCGCGTCAAAGCCAGCGTCGATGCAGGCTCCATGGATTCGCATGGGATCCGGGAAGTGCAAGTGTGTGGCTTCAGCTGAATAGGAACTGTATAGGTGTGAGACACTCCCTTTTTGTGTGCGTCGGTGGATTGAAGTGCAAAATTGGTTTAAGTGTTTGCTAAATTGGCAGCAAAATGGCTTTTTCAATTTATCCTCAACGTTTGTGTGCATACTCGTAAAAGGCAAACGCTGTACAAAAAGTTAAGCAAGATAAGCTAAACATTTTTGACCACATTTTTTTGGCAGCGGGTTTTGCATAGCTATGTAGTTGATATTTCTCCGTTTGTTGAAGTCACCAAAACGCACCCATAAATGAACTCACATGCGGATAACGAGCACACATTACTCGCCTAGCTCGTTTTCCACGCTTACTATTGATGCTAAACGTTTTCAAATAACTGTATATTCTTTGCACAGATCTCTTAAAGTAGAGATAATCATGGCTTGCACCGAAGCTATTATTGCAAAGCACATATACGATTGCTCGTATTTTACTATAATTAAAGTCGTATCGTAATCGTGATACCTCAACAATGCCAAATTACTACGCGTGGCATGTTAACATAAATATCTGCTTAAGAGTATCCTGCGACTCGCCCCGCCCTTGAGGGATGGCCAATCTATAATCGCTCAACCTTAAACTTAAACTAGAGAACGCATGCAAGCGTTTATTTAAAAAGGCATAAGTCATACGTGGCTAATAAATTGATTTGCTAGAGTGGATTAGAGTTCATTGCTATGACATATACAGGATGTTCTAGCTGTACTGCTAAGT
This genomic interval from Drosophila mauritiana strain mau12 chromosome 2R, ASM438214v1, whole genome shotgun sequence contains the following:
- the LOC117138694 gene encoding uncharacterized protein LOC117138694, with amino-acid sequence MSCICQFHDLEDIATRDLVAFPLPASDDMSAFDEVDKESLGHNAPEIRLSASNLSDCRAENWLLKKKLREYEVTIENLEQLVTTIVEKQHQILSEMFSLRKQNRELQSECHLQREYHSLERNALMRELHDAQILCRSRNLDTGCRSDEHQGSLPPGDTLINSESSYDDFEEEDMSELDDGYQCNNKEDYEPSELSSGQNSGRTSPSLSSSVTEDSESADERFLNYISINQSHTSDSDSD